The genomic segment CCCCTATGTGATCTTCAAAGCAGCTTACAGCATTATTTGAATTCAAGTACAATAAGTcctttccccagagagcttatgacATAAGtgttgtacctgaggtaatgggaGATACTGTGACTGGTGTgggtgggatttgaatcctggtttcgctggctcccagcccactcctccctCAGGTTCTGGATTGTATTTCCCACGCTCTTTTACGTTCTCTCGATGTGGGGCTAGTAATCTTCCGAGTGCACAGAAAGGTGATCAGACTGCTTGCTTTACTCTTGCAGGGGTGTTTTATTTTGCTGCCAAAGGCTACGAGGCGCAGAGCTCCGACGAGGTGTCAGTGGCTGCCGGCGTGGTGGTTGAAGTCCTGGAGAAATCGGAGAATGGCTGGTGGCTGGTCTGGTGAGTCTGCCGCTCTCTTCTCTCCCACTGCTAGAGGCTCAGGAGCCGTCCCAGCCCCTTAGAAAGCAGCTGATGCTCCAAGGAGCAGCTTTGCAGGTACCTCTGCCTGTGGATCTTGCCTCCCGGCTCATAGGGAAAGCACCATGCTGACTTTGCCCCTGCTTTATCTGCGCTCCCTTTCCAACATAGTTGCCTCCCTGGGCCTAACCCCACCCTGGCAGTGTCTCCTTGAACACGCGGGTAAGAGGAGATTTTGGTAGGCAGTTTTCAAGCCCCTTTACGTGGATAAGTGCCTTCCCAACGGCCGTTGCCACGTGTACCTGCCTCTTAAATGCAATGGACCGAGGCTGTGAAATCAGAACAGCTGAGAAAATGCTGAAGCAGGAGCTGCGCGCCCTGGTGGCGGTTGTGCACCGCCTGCGTCACGCTGCTGGagctctgcctcctcctcacgCTGCAGCTGGAAAACAGGGCTCACATCTGCGTAAAAGCACCTCCGGCACTAGTCCTTTATAATATCTGCTCCACATTCCCTCACGAGCTCTGCAAGTTTCCttattcttgtttttattttccctggcTGCAGGTACAATGGCAAAGCCGGTTACGTTCCCTCCATGTACCTCCAACCCTACAGAAACCCTCACCAGAAATTCCAGGTCATCATAAATAAGGACGTGTACGGCTCAACCCCCGACCTGCAGAAAAGCGCCTGCTGCCCCGACGCGAGCACGCTGCCCCTGCGGAGGGCATCTGAAGGCGATCCATTGCGAAGCAGCAAAGCACACAGGAGTAGCAGGAACAAGAGGCCTTTGGACAGAATGAGATCAAGATCCTTGACCAATCTATCAACCATGGCAGGGCCAGAGGTCAGGTCACTGAGTGCTGCTGGTGAAAGCAATGAGAACGTGAATAGAGGCCGGGCCGCTTCTCCCCTGCTGAGGAATCTGCCTGAAGCGAAAAGAACAGAACCAAATCCGAGTCCCACCGGCCCTGCTTGTGCAGCCCAGCGACAGCTAAAGCCGATCCCTCGGCTGGGCCAACAGAGAAAGGATTCTGGCTTTGATGAAAACTGTTCGATGAGCGATTCCGATCCAGCCCTGAACGCCTCAGATTTGGACTCCAGTTCCAATACCCCCAAGGTGCCTCCAAGGCCAAAAGCCCACGAAATCCTTCAAACGTGCAGCACTGTAACAAAGCGGGCGGTGCAGAGGCCACAGCAAAGCCAGGCCTGCTTCTCACTCGGTGCCAACCTCGGCTGAGAAACCGACCGTGGCCTTCCTCATCCACTCATCCTCCCGTAACTTTCAAACGAGAAGCTGAACGGGCCCTGCTACAAACCGATGGCACTGGGGCCCGACTACCCCAATTCCTTATTCTAGCTGCAGCCACAATTTCAAGGCAAAGTTTAAggctcagatttattttttaggaaCGTTTCACGTTGCCTTTTGGGCAGAGTTTGATCACGGCTGCCATTCCCAGGCCATGCAGTTTGAGTTCATGGGGGGGAGGGCGTAAGAACCCGGTCACAGCCtggaagggaggagccctggacTCTGCTGTGATTTCATCAGCTCTTGCTTTCAGGGTCCCCCTGGAAGGGCTGTTACTGCCTCGCTAGTTAGCAAAGAGGCTGCACTGGGACATCTTTGGTCCTTGTTCGCTTCAGCTCCCATCCCAACGCGTCCTCACTGGTGCAGGACCACACATTCCTTACAGGATGacattcaaagccatttctgagtGCAACGTGGCCTCCTGGCCTGCGGGTGCTCTGCATTCCTGCCCAGTCGCACAGGGCCACCAGCGCTGAACGGTGCACAATCAGCCACCCCACACCCCCTTCTCAGGCCGAGGCAGCAGAATGGGGAGGGTTTGCCTCTATCAGAGCTGAGATTGCAGAGGATGATGCCACTGAATATCAAAGGTGGAAAGGTGCTGGACTCCCTCTTAGACAGGTCTGGAGGAAATTCAGCACGGATTATTTATTACTTTTGCTAAATTGCATTTCTTAGATATGTATAGACTGCGATGTACATAACACCATACATTAAAGCTAagagtgaataaattaaaaaaaaatcagaatcttaaaactaaactaaaatgaaaatcttaaaacaataagaaaataaaatcagtccattacccgctattaagttcacttagagaatagccactgccattagtaatggttacatggaatagacttagtttttgggtacttgccaggttcttatggcctggattggccattgttggaaacaggatgctgggcttgatggacccttggtctgacccagtatggcaggttcttatacaataatagaaatgatagtaaaaaaccttaaatacaagtataaaatgaaataaaacttaaaatatcTTTAAGATCAGAAAATTATTAATCCTGCAAGGCCTTTGTGAAAAGGTTTTGAGGGACTTCCTAAATTTGCTGTAGTTTTTTCCCCAAGTGTAAGAACTGGAATTCTGAGTCTTCATTCACTACTCAGAGCTTCTGCCCCGTTGCCTCAGCTCAGTCAGAGCCATTgcaaggggggtgggtggggggccaGACCACCCTTCTGAGCCTGCAAGTGCACAAGCCAGGTGCTGAGCGTCAGCAGGAAAGTTACAAGGGAATCCATTTCTTCTGATACCCACATGAAAGAGAGAAAGGGCACTGCTAACAGAAACGCAGCTCACCCCGTCTCTCCTGCAGAGCCTCCAGCTGTCTCCTCACTTCCCCAGCCCGTGCCTGTCCTGCCTCCCTGCATGGAGAGGATGCAGAGCTAAGAGAACATTCGGACATTTTATCACCTGGTCTCCTGCTCATGCAACACTCGCATGTTACTTCTTTCTTACTACGAAACAACTGCACGTTTGACCGACGTCCTGTGCCCGAAGGACAGTTGGGCTCTGAACCTTTCCCTGTGAACCAGAGGGGCTGAGGCCAACCTGATGTTGGCTGTTTGGCAGATAGGATTAAATTGCCTACTTTGGGGAGCTTTTTGGTAACAGGATCGCTTACTCCTCCAATGTGAGAGTGGGGTGGTCAAGGCAACGGTTTGAATTTTGCATTTAGATGCTGGGGGAGTATTTTACATGTTGTTGTTGTGATATCTTATTGCTGTATTATATTATGATGATCCTATGTATGAAGTATTTACTGATGTATTTATGTgttgatttatttttgtattttagtgCTGTATTGTATTGCAGTTTTGTGCTTTATTTTGACTATTGTATTGTTGTGATCCACTTCAGAACAAACTTCTGTTTGAGGAAAGCGCTCTATCAATATAACATAACCCAGTTTATAAAGTCGAGCTATGCAAATGCATCCAGGTCTTGCAAACTTCTTTAATGAGACCACTATACTCGATGGATGCTAAttaatacataatttataatacaCTTATTTATATACTTGTGGTGCTTTGTATGTTGAATGAAGTTTGTTAACTGGATTTACTGCAAAAATCTCCCCTTCCCTGAATATTTACTGTAGCTCAATGTATCTTAACATGTATTTCAACCACTGAAATCTGGGAATATTTATTGTTCTGAAAAGAAATAAAGTCCAAATATTTGTAATTACATCTCAGACACATTATTCTGCTTTCTGCTGCAATGGACAAACGAGTGGCAAACAGTGGCAAAATCCTTGCTTTTGCCTATGGCACTGTCAAATCTTTTCCAGGGTGAATATTTTGGCAAAAGGCAGGTGTGTGCGAGTCTGTGATCTCACAGGCACATCTGTTccagaaatgcctctttttagTGATCAGAGTCCCTGCTGGAATGACGGAAATCCAGAGGTGGCAGAACTAGGAGTCAGGGAGTTGTTTCCTCAACTCTTCCAGCTGTtacctttttaaatttaatacaaaataattcacatttaccatGGAACCTGGAACAGTGGGATACAAAAACCCGGCATCCTCTGCCTTCCAGGAGAGGGAACCCAAGCAGCCTGCAAGGGCTGAGCTCTGGTAGAATAGATCAAACAGTAAAGCCCACAGGCTGCCCTGGGGTCCATTTCTGTGCAAGCCTGGAGAGGAATAAACCTCATTTCTCCCACCCCACTCTTCCTCTGCCCGGGTTGCTCGGTGGCTTTCAGCGCTCCCTCGTAAGCAGTGTCACCGTGACTCTCTCTTCCTGGCATCCTGCGAGAAAGGATTCACTCAGGAGTTGAGGCTGGGGCTGGCGTGGACTGCATCTCCTCGTCCCGAGGGGCCGCGGCATCGCTCAGCCTCATATTCTGCCACATAAAATCCAGTAACATGGAGGCCTGCAGCAGCCGTCCCATCCTCTGCATGTGGCGCTCTGCAAGGAGAAGAAACATTGCTCTTAGCATGGGCACACGTACCAGCAGCTCAGACCTCGCACACAGTCGCTTGAAGGATGCGAGGAGCATCAGAAAGCAGCTCACAGCCATTGTATGGGCAGTGAATTTCAGGCCGAGAGAGCTGCTGGTCTAACAGGAAAGCGCTCTGCTGCGTGACCTGTCCACGTATTCTCAGGCCctcagctcccctctctccccttctctacaCACAAGCACAAGACTACCAAAAAGGGTTACTCCTCTAGCCAAAATCGGTCCCTTTCTTGTGGAAAGCCCTATCAGAACcgtctcctctctctcatcacctcccactAGGACTACCACAACCTGCTCCTCCCAGCAAACCTCTCCCTCCACCACAATCTGGCCGTGTAACCACCCGCTTCCATGTTCAGGCTCCTCACACCCCTTCCACTTCTCCACCAGCTCCAGCCTTTCCACATCactgctccttctcctgcccTGGGCAAAGTCCTGCCTAAAACTCTCCTGTGTGAGCGGAGGCAGCTTGCACATCTTACACCTGCTCATTCCAGATCTTAGCTTCCTTGATTTTCCCCATATTCACTGGAATAAAGAGCAgactgtaagctccctggggcagggactgtctcttctgCTTACGTCAAGTAGCAGCTGTACAAATTAAGTAGACGGGACTGCCAGTTCTGATTTCCTATCAGAAGGGAGAAGCTCTAGGAAGCTGTGCCAGAAAGAGGAGTGAAACACACGggttatttttgttaatttattttgaaaacttGTGGCCTGCTTTTCCATTTGCTCAAAGCAGAGGGTAACGAACACGTGACGAGCCATCGCAATCATCATCCCATCTAGGGTGCTCTCACACAAGCATCGCCGGCGTAGCGTGCAAGAGCTGGGAGAAACGCTCGGCGACTCACCAGTGTACGGGATGAGCACTTCCACGGCGGCCCTGATCCCGCTGAACTGCAGCAGCGTCTCGGGCAGCTCACGCCTCAGGAGGATCCCGATCACGGCCTGAGCCTCGTGGCAGTGCCGAGAATTTGTGTTCCAGGTGGCGCAATATTTCAGCAGAGACTCTGCGGAGGAAACACAGACGTGGGCTCAGACGGAGGCAGAAAACCTGCTCTCGTGGCTCGATTTGAACAATAAATCAAGTTATTTTCATTCCAATGCATCTTTCACCAGGAGACCAGAAAGTGGGATTATTTGTAGTAAAGCGGGGGTAAGGGTATCAGAGTTCGGCTGGGATTTACAGCCCACGGGTCCCAGGCTCTCCCCCGATTCTCTGAGCAACCAACCTTTCTGATCCTGGCGCAGCTTCAGCAAGATCTTCTCTAACTTTCCTCCCCCATGAGTTTCTCGCAGTATGGCTGAGGGTGAAAAGAAACGAAAAACAGGTAAACTGTAGCTACAGAGAACAACTCGGTGGCAAACCCCGGCCGCTTCCCTGGGAAAGGAGCCCGGCTGCAGCCATGGGGGCCGACAATGGGAGCAGTGAGCCAGGTTTTCCGCTCTCCCCTGGTCAGAGGAAGGCTGAAGACTCTCCGCAGAAACCGACCCAGACCTGCAAGCAAAACCACAAGGGACGCCCGCCCGCAGTAAATAAATGACACACGGGCATCTCAAGCCCGTGCACTATTGCTGCCTGCTGCAAGGTCGCAGTTACAGGTCAGAGATCAGAGAGCAGCGCCGGCCCGGCACTCACGCTTGAGTGGCTGAgataataacccccccccccccagctgaagcTAAGGCTCCGAGGGCTTCATGTGGAGCTGATCACGAACGCCAGGGAACGGAGGGGGCTGAGCATTTAGGATGTCGCTAGCTTCACTTCCTTTGAGGATCTGCTCGATCCCGGCCAGTTCTCCAAAGAGGGCAGGCACTAGGACAAAGGGGAGCAAGCGCCATGTCTGCTAGCGAGAGGCCTAGGTACTTCCTGCGGTCACTGAACAGAAACCTGTGTGCGTCTTTCACATCCAGTCACTGACTGCCAGATGAGGAAGGATGGGGCCCAGCGCATTCATCCTGAATTTAATCTCTTTTGAGGTATCTGCTTAGGTTTCTCAAGTCCACAACAGGACGGAGACCTCCCGACCTTTTGGGGGTAAGAAAATACACCTGGGGTAAAACCCTCTGCCACTTTCCATGATCCCCACTAATTCCATCGCTTCTCGTTCAGGGTCTGACGCAGGCCTGAGGCAAGAGGACGAGGCTGTGGTGAAGTCAGGGGAGGTAAAGCCTGAACGTTCAGGGGACATCCATCGGTCCGAGGTAATCAGAGCGCTCGGCCTTCCCTTCACTGGACAAATGTGACGCCGACACTTCCAGGGAAGCAAAGGGACGGTAACGTCCGTGGCCAAAAGTGAAGTCCTGAATGTTTTTGAGGACTGGGAGCAGATCTCGCTTGGATTATCTCTGGGGTCAGGTGCAGTTTGCTGCCTGTGATAAGCAGAGGGTTGGCACCTCCTACGAGGGTAATGGTATTGAGAAGCCTGCTCTGTAGTCACCGCCATTAAAGATCGAATAGTGATCCTTTATGAGACCCAGTGCTTGCTGAATTTTACGCCTGAATACGGGGCATCTTCACACAAACCCAACTCTTTTAGCCAAGCAAGTCTCCTGGGTCCCAGAGCTGTGGGGGATGATCCTGGAGCCGTATCAAAGCATGGTAAGCAGACCTTATTAAGTGCTTTGTACATTTGTCCGCTTCATTGAGATGAGGCATAAACGTGTTCTGTGCATCAGAGAAAAAAGAGCAGCGGAGGTCTCTCTCATGTTTTGGAGAATATTATACAGATGTTGGAGCGTCTGGAATTGGCAGCCTGTATGGTCTTTTCTACAGTAGTACCCAGTGACTCTGATCTTCCTGCCAGACCTTCTTATGCTCTGGTGCCTGGCGGCTCGGAGCGGCCTGGTCTGCCACAGTTTAGACTGACGACGATGCACTTGGACAGCGACGGCTTGCTTAGGGGCTTGTGCGTCTTTTAAATCACCCACCAAGTCTGCTTTTGGCTCCACTTCTTCATCTAATTTGAGTGGAAGAGCCCCTGCCATTTTTTCGAGGAAGGCAGGGTAGATCTTGACCTCTGGGTCAGCAGAGAACGGTGGGAGTCAGAGTCATAGGACGCGGGAGAAGCAGCTGGGAGATTTGTTATTGCTGAGCCAGCAGAACCATTTGATATGGAGGACTGGGAATCAAGTTGGGCCAACAATTTCTGCAAAATGGGTTCCATGAGTGAAGGAGGAGgatatttttatataattatgGACAAACTCCAGCCATAACTTCTGCATGAACGGGTGGTACTCAGGTGCAGGAGGTGGAAATATTACTCGGGTGCTGCTGTTTCAGCGCCGAGGCATCAGAACCAAGAGCCAGTGCTTGCAATTTCTCGGTGCAGATGGagatcttttcctctttttctgcgTTCGGTGTGTGAGACTCATGCTTATGGTACCTGGCAGACTCAGAGAGAGTGCTGAGGGGACCTCCTCCCACACGCTGGGCACTTACTCGCCACACGAGGCGTgcaggaggcagagagagagagagcgctcaTGCTAGTGGAGGAGGAACATTTTATGTTTGCATTTAGCACAGAGTTTGAAGGGCTTCGTTCTTGACATGATGAAGGATCAAGATAGAAGGAAAGACTAATccaatatatacagatatattttACAGgactcacagaaaaaaaaaaaagtcagagaagAAAATGTCTTTTTGCTTCAGTGGAATAAAAATGACCGGGGAGACTCACGTGGCAGCGACTGTGTGGGAATGCCCGCACATGCTTAGAAAGACTTCTGGGTCTCTCTGATCTCAGAGAACCCTCTGACATCGCTCGTGTGGCTGAATGAGTCCTGCTTGTACGCGGAGAAAACCTTTACTATTATGCAGGATATTCAAAAATTACCTTTGACCAGGAAACGTGCTCTCAAATTCTGAGTTACCGCTGAGAGAAAATGGGGTTTGAAGCTCAGGCCGTGTTCCCCCTGCCTACAATCCCATTAAACCGTCCTGGGAGTGCAATCCAATGAAATCTGAACACCCTGCTAAGGTCAGCAAGCTCCTGAAAGCTCCTGCACAAAGCATCAGCAAGTGCTGCCTATTCTGGCAGTGCTACACGGGGTGGACCTCCTTCAGTTTCCTAGGGCTCCTGGAGCACGTGGCTTACCCTTTATCACCATCAGTGTCGTGTGAGGCTGGTCGAGGGACAGGGCCAGGCCCAGAGCTCGGACGTACTTCTTCGCATGCAGTAAATTTGAGAGCTCCTGCTGcctgcagaaagaaagaaagaaatggccAGAGATGAGCATGTGCGCCTGCGCCCGTACTGCAGCCACTGTGCAGAAAAGGTGCACGAGAATGAGCTCATGGGGCAATCTGCACCAAGCCCGGCTTCAGAGCTGGAGCGCAATGCAAGGAAAAGTGGTTCTGTATTTAAAAGCAGCAGAAAGCTCCCCGTTTCcagcaccagcagtggcaggacgCCAGCATTGCCACAGGAAAGCCAGGCCGCACAGCTCTGTGTCGTGTGGGAAAACATCGACAAGCACGCGGCAGCGTTACACAGCAACCTCCTAGTGCCACCCCCTTCCCGCAGTCCTCCAGCCGCGTTTCACGTCCTCGCTCCCAGAGGCAGCGTCATCGGGGCCAGCTCTGAAAGCGTAAATCAGGAGAAGAGAGGGCCTTGCCAAAGCAATCAGCAGAACCAAAGGGAGGGGAAGCACCGCGTGTGCAAGGTCTCCGAGATCACAGGCACGGAGGAGAGAACTGAAACAATCATCATTAAGAGCTGGACGGAGGTGACCCTGTCCCAGGGCGCAATCTCTTCAGCCGAGAGGCGAGGAACTACTGCAGccctggggaaggagggggattCAGCTTCCTCTAGGGGGGGCCTGCTTGACTTTCCTTGGTACCAGCAAACGCTGCACTGGGAGCTTTAAAGCAGATGCAAAGTGTGCATggaagtttcaaaatgaaatccccaccACCGCTCCCCTCCCGCTTCCTCCTAcatgggggagggcggggaagtTGTCAACCAGGGCCTAAAATTAGGCATTTTCAAAAGGCAAACCCCAAAGTGGCAAACTGTCAGGCCTCAGCCACTCACGTCTCaatctgctgctcctgctgcgcCAGGGCCTCTGCCAGCTCAGCTTCAGTGATGtcctggaagaaaggaagaaCAGGAGCAGGCGTTACTCACACCCACACCGGACCGGGGCCACGCTCCTCGCAGAAAAACACAGAACCAAGAAGGACCGGTGCCAGGACGGCCAGAGAGATTCGAAAAGGATTCTGTGCCGAGGCAGAGAAGATGAACAAAACGATTACTGGGGTTTAGCAGATTTTCAATAAGGAGGTGCCAGGTAAAGAGGGTGCGTTCTTACACTgtcccacaattaaactcttttGGGAGGAGGTGTCCCCGTGAACCGATGCAGGGCTGTCAGGACTCCCACACCCGGACCCGCCTCGGGACCAGCAACGTTTGTTCTATCGGCCAGGAGGCTGGAAAGGCGATAAAATCCCCGCCAGATGCCAGCTAACAATTAAACCACAAAGCGTGGCGGACATGGAAAAATTAACGGCCATTCGCAGGGATAAACTCAAAATATTACAGAATCTGGTCCCCCCCTGGATAAATGGCTTGGACAGTCGCCGTTCCCGACTAAGTGAAGAGGATAATTCCCTAGGGTGTGACGATAATGGAAATACGTTTCAATAGAGAGCGCGCCCGGCAATCGGGAATAATACGCAGGCTTATCCCCTTCTTTTCAGTACGGAGACGTCTAAGGCCCCCCctagcaggaggggaggggaaaaagtgGGAAAATGTGGAATATTAGTATTTGTTTGCCGCTAGCTGTTTTTCAATTGGATTATTTCTGATTATGGTTCACCAGTCTGGACTTTACCTGCATTATATGTACATTTGCATGTAAGCAGttttccacaataaaaaatgTTCAGACATGTGctgtgagagaagggaggggagcagggagCAGCGGGGCCCGTGATAGGTGAGGAGAGAGCAAGGGCCCCCCTCTTGATGGGTTCTGTGATAGATGGGGGTGTAGACTTTACCTTCCATAATACGATGCTGGAATCACTGGAGCCTGTCACCATCGCATTATCCTGTCGGTTGCTGTGCAGACCCCAGATCTTATCCTCGTGAACATCCAAGGTTTTAACGCACTCGTTGGTTTTGATGGTCCAGAGTTTTAAGAGACCATCGGAGCCACTGTTtggaagaaaaagcagaaaagctGAGAGTGAGACCTTCCCATAAGCCTGCCTGTGCTTCCTGCTCTACCGGGTGATGAGTCACAGAGGAAAAGCAccaggggagaggaggcaggaag from the Rhinatrema bivittatum chromosome 14, aRhiBiv1.1, whole genome shotgun sequence genome contains:
- the LOC115075901 gene encoding NADPH oxidase organizer 1-like isoform X1 codes for the protein MSGGSSGSGSGSGSGGCRYPVDARGVGVMQHFRQKTYMLSVLWSDHNNILIYRTFEEFKKLDRDLRRRFPLEAGFLRKSERIIPKLKDIPLVFRRKNKHSNRLLERLQLLETYSQELLCTDPKISQAQDVTQFFTPQTRDLDPSFPQDSIVIMPSEAGEGKRASLTPESHTPVTQPIVSQRYVCIGAYETKDTKNRPFRVKQDERLEVLIKDTTGWWLVENEEKQLAWFPAPYLQKQVTASETSTARTWASPGVFYFAAKGYEAQSSDEVSVAAGVVVEVLEKSENGWWLVWYNGKAGYVPSMYLQPYRNPHQKFQVIINKDVYGSTPDLQKSACCPDASTLPLRRASEGDPLRSSKAHRSSRNKRPLDRMRSRSLTNLSTMAGPEVRSLSAAGESNENVNRGRAASPLLRNLPEAKRTEPNPSPTGPACAAQRQLKPIPRLGQQRKDSGFDENCSMSDSDPALNASDLDSSSNTPKVPPRPKAHEILQTCSTVTKRAVQRPQQSQACFSLGANLG
- the LOC115075901 gene encoding NADPH oxidase organizer 1-like isoform X2: MLSVLWSDHNNILIYRTFEEFKKLDRDLRRRFPLEAGFLRKSERIIPKLKDIPLVFRRKNKHSNRLLERLQLLETYSQELLCTDPKISQAQDVTQFFTPQTRDLDPSFPQDSIVIMPSEAGEGKRASLTPESHTPVTQPIVSQRYVCIGAYETKDTKNRPFRVKQDERLEVLIKDTTGWWLVENEEKQLAWFPAPYLQKQVTASETSTARTWASPGVFYFAAKGYEAQSSDEVSVAAGVVVEVLEKSENGWWLVWYNGKAGYVPSMYLQPYRNPHQKFQVIINKDVYGSTPDLQKSACCPDASTLPLRRASEGDPLRSSKAHRSSRNKRPLDRMRSRSLTNLSTMAGPEVRSLSAAGESNENVNRGRAASPLLRNLPEAKRTEPNPSPTGPACAAQRQLKPIPRLGQQRKDSGFDENCSMSDSDPALNASDLDSSSNTPKVPPRPKAHEILQTCSTVTKRAVQRPQQSQACFSLGANLG